From a single Rutidosis leptorrhynchoides isolate AG116_Rl617_1_P2 chromosome 5, CSIRO_AGI_Rlap_v1, whole genome shotgun sequence genomic region:
- the LOC139850499 gene encoding uncharacterized protein, producing MANLEADSPLCRRIVPSFLDFLNSVEASSVSDKDSLQVAIDCLSEAFKIDSSSTHNVPKSDSLLQIFSSKPDQNAVIKEEKGVSDVSSTVNDSVVNSKNPEASQTLNAGIKEKGVDKDPEVVKSSKKKKKKKNKSARRKNRSEELLKNTDDSGGSSSQNSENYPHFNLDDYPFARDEDRNIMKIMNEYNRRNHAIIKLCDVGGSTQSVGALDAID from the exons ATGGCGAATTTGGAGGCTGATTCTCCTCTTTGTCGTCGCATCGTCCCATCTTTTCTCGATTTTCTGAATTCTG TTGAAGCTAGTTCTGTTAGTGATAAAGACAGTCTTCAAGTTGCAATAGACTGCTTATCTGAGGCTTTTAAGATTGATTCCTCGTCTACTCACAATGTGCCAAAGTCTGATTCTCTGCTCCAGATTTTCAGTTCAAAACCAGATCAG AATGCTGTGATCAAAGAAGAGAAGGGGGTTTCTGATGTATCATCCACTGTTAATGATTCAGTGGTCAATTCCAAAAATCCCGAGGCCTCACAAACTTTG AATGCTGGGATCAAAGAGAAGGGTGTTGATAAAG ACCCCGAGGTTGTTAAATCttccaagaagaagaagaaaaagaaaaataaaagtgcTAGGAGAAAGAATCGGTCTGAGGAACTTTTGAAGAACACTGATGATAGTGGAGGCTCTTCTTCCCAAAATAGCGAGAATTATCCTCACTTTAATCTTGATGATTATCCATTTGCA AGGGACGAAGACCGAAACATAATGAAGATAATGAATGAGTATAATCGTCGCAATCATGCCATTATCA AGTTGTGTGATGTTGGAGGTTCTACTCAATCAGTTGGTGCCCTAGATGCCATCGATTGA